The Blastopirellula sediminis sequence GCAAGCGCTGCTGACTGCCGCGATGTGCGTTTCGCGGCGCGAACCGGCGAGGTACCGCACGTACAGCGATTCGAACGGCAGATAGAACGTCCAGGGATCGCTCAGGCAAATCGTCCGTTCATATTCGGACGCCGCTCGCTGCTGGATGCGTTCGATCTTCTCATACGAATCGCGAGGATGCGGTTTGATGATCAGCGTGGCGCCTTTCCCTTGCGGCAGTCGCTTGAGCATCTCCAGATAGCCGTCGACTTCTCCCTCGAGGCTCATCCGGCCCGTCTCGGAAAAGTTGGACGTTAGCAGGACTGCGTTAACGCCATCCTGTTCCGCCAATTGGCACAATTCCGCGTGGGCGAGCGGGGCTCGCGCGGGAAGATGAGCGGCGAACTTGTCGAACAATTCAACGAATAGCGCCGAATTGAGCGTGGTGACTCGCGACAACTTCTGATCAAACAGGTTTTTCAAAAGCAGGCAGTATTCGTCCGGAGCCGGCGGCTCTTCCGATGGCGGAACCGGTCGCCCCAGCAACTGCTTCCCTTTGTTCTTCAACAGCCCCAGGATCCGCTTGCCATACTTCCGAATTCGCCATTTGGCGTAGTCGCGCGGATGGTAGTAGGTGTTGGAGAAATTCAGCGAGATCCCGTCGCCGTAGCAGATTTGATGAGCTTCCGTCAGCAACCGGCGGAGGGTCGTCGGCAAGTACTTTTCGATGAGCCCGCAGTAGAGCTCATCGCACGTATGAACGCCCAGCGAATCGGCCAAGACCTGTCTGGGCTGGGTGCCGGGCGTCCGCAGTTCCTTTTGCAGTCGCTTAATCGTCGGCAACTGCACGTACTGAATCGACTCCCACGTTTCGACCTCTTCGGCCAATTGGCGAATGGAGTCGGCGAACTCTTCCCCTTGGCCTTCCGGAGCGGCGAGGTCATGGATCAGAAGATGATTCTTGTAGTTTCGATTCGTCTTGGAACGACCGCTCGATGTCCACATGGCGGCGATGGCCGACGCCAATTGGATCGCGCCCGTGCAAACGACGACGCGCGACAGTTCGTCTTTCGTTTGACTTGCGGTGTGCAAAACGTCATCCCCCAATAGTTTGGCGTTACCGCCGTCGTTGGCTTAGGCGGCTTTCTTTTCGCCGCGCCACAGCTTTTTGATGTTGCGTTCCAGACGCTTCAGGAAGTTCTTCTTCTTCGGCGCTCCGTGCATCGGGATGATTTGTCCATTGGCGACCGGATTCAGGATGTCCTGTCGGCAATAAGCGCGGGTCAGCGTCTTCTTCAGATCCCATTGCTCAATCAGGCCGGACTGGCGAGCTTCGTTGAAGTACTGGAACCAGAGATCGCCGTGCGGGTGACCGGGGAATTTCCACGGTTGGGTGCCCAGGTTGGTGTAGTGAATGAGCTTCGTCTTCTCATCGCAGTGATCGAAGACGTTCCAGTTGTTATCGTAAGCGCCCAGGTTATAGGGGTGCTTAGCGAGAAACGCCGGCTTCATCTGGTGGAATTCGGTGTTCGTGTAGGCGCCGGCGTCCATGTCGCGGAAGATCTGCTCCATGTCGAAGCGGCACTTCGAGCAATCGAACAAGATCTGGCTCATTCCCCAGCAGCTTTCCCCTTGGTAGGCTTCCGCCTTGGCCAGCATGTCGTGACCGTTCATCGGTTGGTCGAAGAACTCGGCGATATCGGTGAGGCAAATCATGTCCGAATCGAGGAAGATCGCGCGACCTTCGTAGTTGCAGATTTCCGGAATCAGGAACCGGTAGTTGCTGAACTCGGTAATGTTGCGGTACTTGATCCAGAGGGGCAACGTCGACAGGACCGGCTCTTCGTCGTTGTGTTCGATCGAGTTGTGCGTACCGTTGAACACGTAGATGTCGAGTTCGCGGGAGCAGTGCTTACGCAACGAGTGAATCAGCGTCTTGCGCTCCAGGCAGCTCGCTTCGCCGGAACCGATGAAAACGCGGACAGGGGGGAGATTGGTCATGACGATTTCCTCTTTCACCAAACGGTTAGGGAGACGATATTTCAGCGGACGAGGGGCCGAATTAGGCGGCCTTCTTTCTCAGTCCGATCTTGTACAGGAAACTTTTGAACTTGTTCTTCATGGGCTTCGTGGCGGGGGTCGGATAAACCATCGCCGGGTTCAGTCGCCAATCGCTGCGCCACTTGTAAGACTTGGCCTCGACCGAGCGGAACTTGGCCAGCACCTGCGGATTGGAGAGCACATCGAAAGGATCGACGACATTTTCAAACAGGGGAAAGTTCCGCCGAATCGCTTCACGCCAGCCGGGGTGAATTTTCGATCCGTCGTTCACATGGGCGAAAGCGCAGCCCCACTGATCGCACTGCAAACCGTTCTTTTCAGCGACAGCGGCGTGATAGTCCGCGACCAGCGCGTCGAGCGCCGGAAACGCATCGCCAGGAAAACGATTTTGGCAACGGGAGAATTCGTCCGGTTTGCTGGGACTAAAATTGCTGAAATGGAACAGCACGATCGGGTTTCCGCCGATCGTCGGTTTGCCGCTCGCATCGGTCGAGAACTCGTACTGATGCAACGTCCAGTGTCCCGTGTTGTAGCCCGGGTTTCGCAGCGCCTTGACGTTCTCGAATAGCCCCGGAACCAGGCTCAGCCATTTCTGGTCGCAGTCGTTCGAAGCGGCCAGATCTTTGTGCCCGTGCGTCTTCATCCGATCGCTCCACCAGGCGACGAATCGTTTGGCGGTCGCGTCGTTGCGCACGGCGACAAATCCGCCGTTGAAGGTCCCGGCCGCCAGAAACAGGTTTTCGCCTGGCGACTTTCCATCTTCGGGAAAGGGGCTCAACAGATGGGGCGTGAGTAAGATCGAACTCTCAGCAAGGCTGGCGAATACCTCCTCCAAGCGATCGTAGATCCGCATGTCGGAATCGAGGTAGATGATTTCGTCATACCCCTTTTCCAATACATAGTTCATCGCGTACGGCTTGAGCGCGCACGATAGCTCGAAGGGAGTGTATTGAAAGGAGAACCGCTTCCAGTCGGGAATCTCCAGCTCATCCGCGTAAAACAGTTCGACGTCTTGCGTGACGCTCGTAATGTTGACCGGCGCGCGATCGGCCAGGCAAATGAGAACGTCCAGGTCGTCATGATGACGCTTGGCGGAATCAGCCAGCGCAAGCGCGAAATGAAGGTAATTTCGGGTAACGACCGTGACTATCGCTTTGCGATTCATGCTGAGCTTCTCTTGGGCTGGGGAATTTCGTCGCGCTGCGAACTACGCGGCCGCTGATTGAGCCGCGCTGGCCAGCTTCGGCAGGTAAACGGCGAAACGCGTCCCAGCGACTTGCCGGCACCCGCCTCGTTCTTCCCAGAATTCATTAACAGTTTGGGTAACGCCGACGCATTCCTTGGCGGCGGGTTCCCAGGTGTAGTCATGCCAGAGCAGCGCGCCGCTCGGCTTGGCGAACGTCACCGCAGTTTGCGTATCGCGTTTGCAGAACTCGTAGGTATGATCGGCGTCGACGAAAACCAGGTCGGCCGCTGCTAGCAGGTCGTGATCGCTAAACTCAACGCTGTTGGCGAAACGTTGTTCGATTTGTCGCTCGTAACGCGTTCCCTGGAACAAGCAGCCGACGTCAAAGTTCGAGAGGCCGACCCCTTGTCCGTGAACATGCGTGCCGCGCACGT is a genomic window containing:
- a CDS encoding O-methyltransferase is translated as MGLKRFAGRLQRSIAKRLSKASPKPVEAPKAATTVRPTAAGNRNVPDHVPFIVPEASLSELFPGADQAEVVMLPRLIRSHKWAMPEHELLTLGALIKMLQPRLIVEFGTFMGGSTLTMAANMPEDGRIVTIDLDPNVRGTHVHGQGVGLSNFDVGCLFQGTRYERQIEQRFANSVEFSDHDLLAAADLVFVDADHTYEFCKRDTQTAVTFAKPSGALLWHDYTWEPAAKECVGVTQTVNEFWEERGGCRQVAGTRFAVYLPKLASAAQSAAA
- a CDS encoding putative nucleotide-diphospho-sugar transferase; this encodes MNRKAIVTVVTRNYLHFALALADSAKRHHDDLDVLICLADRAPVNITSVTQDVELFYADELEIPDWKRFSFQYTPFELSCALKPYAMNYVLEKGYDEIIYLDSDMRIYDRLEEVFASLAESSILLTPHLLSPFPEDGKSPGENLFLAAGTFNGGFVAVRNDATAKRFVAWWSDRMKTHGHKDLAASNDCDQKWLSLVPGLFENVKALRNPGYNTGHWTLHQYEFSTDASGKPTIGGNPIVLFHFSNFSPSKPDEFSRCQNRFPGDAFPALDALVADYHAAVAEKNGLQCDQWGCAFAHVNDGSKIHPGWREAIRRNFPLFENVVDPFDVLSNPQVLAKFRSVEAKSYKWRSDWRLNPAMVYPTPATKPMKNKFKSFLYKIGLRKKAA
- a CDS encoding alpha-2,8-polysialyltransferase family protein, translated to MHTASQTKDELSRVVVCTGAIQLASAIAAMWTSSGRSKTNRNYKNHLLIHDLAAPEGQGEEFADSIRQLAEEVETWESIQYVQLPTIKRLQKELRTPGTQPRQVLADSLGVHTCDELYCGLIEKYLPTTLRRLLTEAHQICYGDGISLNFSNTYYHPRDYAKWRIRKYGKRILGLLKNKGKQLLGRPVPPSEEPPAPDEYCLLLKNLFDQKLSRVTTLNSALFVELFDKFAAHLPARAPLAHAELCQLAEQDGVNAVLLTSNFSETGRMSLEGEVDGYLEMLKRLPQGKGATLIIKPHPRDSYEKIERIQQRAASEYERTICLSDPWTFYLPFESLYVRYLAGSRRETHIAAVSSACISLEFLYGQRCLLGFGEELVAREFVPLWAPLRQVHERDLQRIVDTIRKTKPAVTKKLAA